DNA sequence from the Oceanithermus desulfurans genome:
CTTCGGTCTCCTCGACCTCGACCTCGCCGTCGATCTCGGCGATGATCGCCTTGACCTTGGGCCGGCGCGCCTCGAAGAGCTCGATCACGCGCGGCAGACCCAGGGTGATGTCGGAGCCGGTGGCCACGCCGCCGGTGTGGAAGGTGCGCATCGTCAGCTGGGTGCCCGGCTCGCCGATCGACTCGGCCGCGACCACGCCCACGGTCTCGCCGATCGAGACCGGCTGGGCCATGGAGAGGTCGTAGCCGTAGCACTTGCGGCAGACGCCGTACTCGGTGCGGCAGGTGAGCGGGCTGTAGACGGGGACGGTCTCGAGCTCGCCCGCTCGCGCCGCGGCGACGAGGACGTCCACGTCTTCGCGGCTGAGCATCTGCCCTTCGCGGAAGCTGCGGCCGCCGGCCTCGAAGTCACGGGCGACGGTGCGGCCGTAGAGGGTCTGCTCGATCTCGCCCTCGCGGCGCAGGCTGCGCTCGCCGGTGGCCGAGGTCTGGAAGAGGGGCACCTCCATGAAGTCGGTGGTGCCGCAGTCCTCCTCGCGCACCACGATCTCGTGGGCCACGTCCACCAACTTGCGGGTCAGGTAGCCCGAGTCGGCGGTGCGCAGCGCGGTGTCGGCCCCGCCCTTACGGGCGCCGTGGGTGGAGATGAAGTACTCGAGCACGGTCAGCCCCTCGCGGAAGTTGGCCCGCACCGGGACCTCCATGATCTCGCCGGAGGGCTTGGCCATGAGACCGCGCATTCCGCCGAGCTGGCGGATCTGGGTGCGGTTACCGCGGGCGCCCGACTGGGCCATCACGTAGAGCGGGTTGAAGGGGTAGCGCTCCTCGAAGTTCTTGAAGAGCGCTTCCGTCACCTTCTCGGTCACGTCGGCCCAGAGCTTGATGATCTGACGGCGGCGCTCCTCGTCGGTGAGCAGGCCCTGCTTGTAGGCGTGCTCGATTTTGTCGAGGGCCTCGTCGGCCTCGCGCAGGTACTGCTGCTTCTCGGGCGGGATGATCACGTCGTCGATGCCGATCGTGATCCCCGAGGAGGTGGAGAAGTGGAAGCCCTCGGCCTTGAGCACGTCGAGCAGGCGGGCGGTCTTCTCGATGCCGAGGAGCAGGAAGGAGCGGTAGACGAGGTCGCGCAGCGAGTTCTTCTCCTGCGCCACGTCGTAGTTGAGCAGCTCCTGGGGCACCTCGGCCTCGGGGTCGCCGTCCTTGATGGCCTCGATGACCATGCGCACGAAGAGGGCGCGGCCGGGGCTGGTAACGCGAACCTGACCGTTGACGCGGATGCTGACCACGTCCTGCAGGTCGATCAGGCCCTGGTCCACGGCGACGATGGCCTCGTCGACGCTGGCGAAGACGAACTTGTAGCGGCCGACGGTGGTCTCCTCGCCGGCAATCTTGATGGGGGCATTCAGCGCGATCTCGCCCTTGTCGTAGGCCTCGATGGCCTCGACCGGGGTGGCGAACTCGCGGCCCGCGCCCTTCTTCTCCCGGCGCAGCTGGGTGATGTAGTAAAGCCCCAGGATGATGTCGCGGCTGGGCTTGGCGATCGGCTCGCCCGAGGCGGGGCTGAGGAGGTTGTGGGCGCTGAGCATCTGCACCCGCGCCTCGGCCTGGGCGTAACTGGAAAGCGGCACGTGCACGGCCATCTGGTCGCCGTCAAAGTCGGCGTTGAAGGCCTCGCAGACGAGCGGGTGCAGCTGGATCGACTGACCCTCGACGAGCACCGGCTGGAAGGCCTGGATGCCGAGGCGGTGCAGCGTGGGGGCGCGGTTGAGGAGGACCACCTTGCCGTGGATCACCTCTTCCAGCGCGTCCCAGACCTCGTCCTTGATGTCGCGGTGGCGTTCCAGCATCCGCCGCGCCTGCTTGATGTTGGCGGCGATGCCCTTCTCCTCCATGCGGCGCAGCAGGAAGGGCTTGAAGAGCTCGAGCGCCATCCGCTTGGGCAGACCCGTCTGGTGCAGCTTCAGCTGCGGCCCCACGACGATCACCGAGCGGCCCGAGTAGTCCACCCGCTTGCCCAGCAGGTTCTGGCGGAAACGCCCCTGCTTGCCCGAGAGGATGTCGGTCAGCGAGCGCAACGCCCGGTCGGAGCCGGGGTTGGTGACGGGGCTGCCGCGGCGGCCGTTGTCGATGAGGGCGTCCACGGCCTCCTGGAGCATCCGCTTCTCGTTGCGGATGATCATCTCCGGCGCCCCCTGGCTCATCAGCTTCTTGAGGCGGTTGTTGCGGTTGATGAGGCGGCGGTAGAGGTCGTTGAGGTCGCTGGTGGCGAAGCGGCCGCCGTCGACCTGCACCATCGGGCGCAGGTCGGGCGGCAGCACCGGCACCGCCTCGAGCACCATCCACTCGGGCCGGTTGCCCGAGGCCTTGAAGGCGCGCACGATCTCCAGGCGCTTGCGGGCGCGGCTGCGCTTGTGGCGGCTGGGGCCCAGCATCTCCTCTTCCAGCTCGGCCTCGAGCTGGTCCAGGTCGAGCTCGGAAAGCAGCACCTGCACGGCCTCGGCCCCCATGCGCGCGTCGATGTCGTAGCTCTCGATGACGCGCACCACCTGGCGCACCAGGTCCACCTCGACGCGGCCGTAGATCTCGCTCGTCACCTTGCCGCCGTCGGCGAGCACGTCGCCCGGGGCGATGCGGTCGCCGGTGGTCACCTCCACGTCGTCCTCGAAGGGGTAGAGGCGGGCCTTCATCACCACGATCGAGGCCGGCTCGTGCAGGTGCACGATGCCGTCGGCCTCGGCGTGGACCTCCTCCTCGGGGTCGATGGCGCCCACCAGCTTGTCGCCCTTGAGCACCTCGGCGCCCTCGCCCACGAGGACGTGCATGTGGGGCTCGAGCCGGTAGTCCTGCACCCGGGCCCACTCGACGGTCATCGAAAGGAAGACGCGGTCGCCCTCCTCCTCGGCCTCCAGCTCGGTCACCTTGACCCCGCGGGGCAGGCGCACCGCGCCCGGCTCAGCCGCGGCGACGGGGTCGCCGGCGTTCACCAGCTCGCCGTGGCCCACCTTGAGGGCGAAGCCCACGGGCACCAGGTAGACGGCCACCACCTCGTCGCTCTCGGGGTCGCGCAGGCGCACCAGCGCCCCCTCGTCCCACTCGAGCACCTCGGCCACCCCCGCGGCTTCGCTCTCGAAGACGAAGGGATCGCTCAGTTCGGCGATGGGCTCGCCCGCGTCGTAGCGCTCGGCCTCGATCCAGGCCTCCTTCGGCAGCACCAGGTGGGCGCGCTCGCGCTCGAGGTACTCCACCGAGATGCGGCGGGGGAAGCGGAAGAGCGCCACCCCGTCCATCTTGCTGACCACGCCCGGGGCCAGCTCCTGGCCCTTGGTCACGTAGTCGCCGTCCTTGATCAGGGCGTCGGTGCCCAGGGGGATGGCGTAGGTCTCCTGGCGGCCGAACTTGAGCTCGCGGTACTGCTCGTCGCTGAGCAGCTCCCCGCGCTTGATGGGCACGCCCTCGAGCATCGCCCCGCCGGGGTCGATGACGATGTACTTGGCGAAGTAGAGCACCTGCTCCAGCTCGCCCGCGGTCAGGTCGAGCAGGGTGCCGATCTTGCTGGGCACGTCCTTGACGTACCAGATGTGGGCCGCCGGGGTCGCCAGCTCGATGTGGCCCATGCGGTAGCGGCGCACGATCGACTTGGTCACCTCGACGCCGCAGCGTTCGCAGACCTTGCCCTCGAAGCGCTGGCGCTTGTACTTGCCGCAGGCGCACTCGTAGTCCTTGACCGGACCGAAGATGCGCTCGTCGAAGAGGCCGTCGCGCTCGGGCTTGAGCGTGCGGTAGTTGATCGTCTCCGGCTTCTCGACCTCGCCGTACGACCAGGCGTGGATCTTCTCCGGGCTGGCCAGGGCGATCCGTACTTTCTTGAGTTCTCTCTTCATCAGCCCTCCCCTAGCGGCGCGAGGCCAATCCTTCAAAGATGTCGATGACCCGCTCGTTCTCGTCGAGCGTCTCCACGTCCAGGCCCAGGGCCTGCAGCTCCTTGACGAGCACCCGGAACGACTCGGGCACGCTCGGCGTGGGCACGTCCTGGCCCTTGACGATCGCCTCGTAGGCGGCGTTGCGGCCCTCGATGTCGTCGGACTTCAGCGTCAGCATCTCCTGCAGGGTGAAGGCGGCGCCGTAGGCCTCCAGCGCCCAGACCTCCATCTCGCCGAAGCGTTGGCCGCCGAACTGCGCCTTGCCGCCCAGCGGCTGCTGGGTGATGAGCGAGTAGGGGCCGGTGGAGCGGGCGTGCATCTTGTCCTCGACCATGTGGTAGAGCTTCATGATGTACTGGATCCCGATCACGATCGGGCCCTCGATGGGCTCGCCGGTGCGGCCGTCGTAGAGAACCGCCTTGCCCTGCTTGAACAGCGCCTTCAGCTGTTCGCGCGGCTCCAGCTCTTCGGGCACCACGCCCATCTTGGCGGCGCGCGCCATCACCTCCAGCTCGCGCCGGTCCAACCCTACGCCGTGCTTCTCGCGCTCGGCCCAGCGAAGTTCGAAGGCTTGGTCGAGGAGCTCCTTGATCTCCTCCTCGCTGGCGCCGTCGAAGACCGGGGTGATGAACTCCATCCCCAGCTCGTAGGCCGCCAGGCCCAGGTGGATCTCCAGGATCTGTCCCAGGTTCATGCGGCTGGGCACGCCCAGGGGGTTGAGCACGATGTCCACCGGGGTGCCGTCGGGCAGGTGGGGCATGTCCTCGGGGGGCAGGATCTTGGAGACCACGCCCTTGTTCCCGTGGCGGTTGGCCAGCTTGTCGCCCACCTGCAGCTTGCGCTTCTGCGCCACGTAGACGCGCACCACCTCGCGCACGCCCGGCTTGAGCTCCACCCCCGGGTCGCCGCGGCGCAGCCGCAGGGTGCGCACCACGATGCCGCCCTCGCCGGGAGGCACGCG
Encoded proteins:
- a CDS encoding DNA-directed RNA polymerase subunit beta', which translates into the protein MKRELKKVRIALASPEKIHAWSYGEVEKPETINYRTLKPERDGLFDERIFGPVKDYECACGKYKRQRFEGKVCERCGVEVTKSIVRRYRMGHIELATPAAHIWYVKDVPSKIGTLLDLTAGELEQVLYFAKYIVIDPGGAMLEGVPIKRGELLSDEQYRELKFGRQETYAIPLGTDALIKDGDYVTKGQELAPGVVSKMDGVALFRFPRRISVEYLERERAHLVLPKEAWIEAERYDAGEPIAELSDPFVFESEAAGVAEVLEWDEGALVRLRDPESDEVVAVYLVPVGFALKVGHGELVNAGDPVAAAEPGAVRLPRGVKVTELEAEEEGDRVFLSMTVEWARVQDYRLEPHMHVLVGEGAEVLKGDKLVGAIDPEEEVHAEADGIVHLHEPASIVVMKARLYPFEDDVEVTTGDRIAPGDVLADGGKVTSEIYGRVEVDLVRQVVRVIESYDIDARMGAEAVQVLLSELDLDQLEAELEEEMLGPSRHKRSRARKRLEIVRAFKASGNRPEWMVLEAVPVLPPDLRPMVQVDGGRFATSDLNDLYRRLINRNNRLKKLMSQGAPEMIIRNEKRMLQEAVDALIDNGRRGSPVTNPGSDRALRSLTDILSGKQGRFRQNLLGKRVDYSGRSVIVVGPQLKLHQTGLPKRMALELFKPFLLRRMEEKGIAANIKQARRMLERHRDIKDEVWDALEEVIHGKVVLLNRAPTLHRLGIQAFQPVLVEGQSIQLHPLVCEAFNADFDGDQMAVHVPLSSYAQAEARVQMLSAHNLLSPASGEPIAKPSRDIILGLYYITQLRREKKGAGREFATPVEAIEAYDKGEIALNAPIKIAGEETTVGRYKFVFASVDEAIVAVDQGLIDLQDVVSIRVNGQVRVTSPGRALFVRMVIEAIKDGDPEAEVPQELLNYDVAQEKNSLRDLVYRSFLLLGIEKTARLLDVLKAEGFHFSTSSGITIGIDDVIIPPEKQQYLREADEALDKIEHAYKQGLLTDEERRRQIIKLWADVTEKVTEALFKNFEERYPFNPLYVMAQSGARGNRTQIRQLGGMRGLMAKPSGEIMEVPVRANFREGLTVLEYFISTHGARKGGADTALRTADSGYLTRKLVDVAHEIVVREEDCGTTDFMEVPLFQTSATGERSLRREGEIEQTLYGRTVARDFEAGGRSFREGQMLSREDVDVLVAAARAGELETVPVYSPLTCRTEYGVCRKCYGYDLSMAQPVSIGETVGVVAAESIGEPGTQLTMRTFHTGGVATGSDITLGLPRVIELFEARRPKVKAIIAEIDGEVEVEETEDKLLVRVVSGEFKKEYKVDKGARLTVRTGDRVTAGTPLTRGAVDPHQLLEAQGPEAVQRYLVSEIQRVYRAQGVKVHDKHIEVIVRQMLKYVEVTDPGESKLLEGQVLERWEVERVNEALMEEGKMPASWKPLLMGVTKSALNTRSWLSAASFQHTTHVLTEAAIWGKKDELIGLKENVILGKLIPAGTGTDFVRRTQVVDERTLERLKEARKAAEEVVTTQVLPGAGAEAGAEG